The proteins below are encoded in one region of Deltaproteobacteria bacterium:
- the cas5c gene encoding type I-C CRISPR-associated protein Cas5, with product MNMLFYIKVGGDYACFTNPNLKVERVSYPLMTPAAARGILEAIFWKPAFRWEIRSITVLKPIKTLSIMRNEIEDRQSTKPIIIEEKRQQRVSLVLKDVEYVIAADMALVWKNERIEKYRDQFRRRLDRGACHHTPYLGTREFAAWFEPASGDETPEIAIDNQYLGVMFFDTAYIKSESRADMRFLRHKPSNAESEERLAPEEHTGYPHYLFFPASIEKNQVIVPHEKYQELYELEELDV from the coding sequence ATGAACATGCTATTTTATATAAAAGTGGGTGGTGATTATGCCTGTTTCACGAATCCGAACCTCAAGGTCGAACGGGTGAGCTACCCGCTCATGACCCCAGCTGCGGCGCGCGGGATACTTGAAGCTATTTTCTGGAAGCCCGCTTTCCGTTGGGAGATTCGTTCGATCACCGTGCTCAAGCCGATCAAAACTCTAAGTATTATGCGCAATGAGATCGAGGATCGCCAATCGACTAAACCAATTATCATAGAAGAGAAACGTCAGCAACGCGTTAGCTTGGTCTTAAAAGACGTGGAATACGTTATCGCGGCGGACATGGCGTTGGTTTGGAAAAACGAGCGTATCGAAAAATACCGTGACCAGTTCCGGCGAAGGCTGGATCGCGGGGCTTGCCATCACACACCGTATCTCGGGACCCGTGAATTTGCCGCTTGGTTCGAGCCTGCCTCAGGAGACGAGACGCCCGAGATTGCCATCGACAATCAGTATCTCGGTGTGATGTTCTTCGACACAGCGTATATCAAGAGTGAATCCCGCGCTGACATGCGATTCTTGCGGCACAAGCCAAGCAATGCAGAAAGTGAAGAACGGCTTGCGCCCGAAGAGCATACTGGCTACCCGCATTACCTGTTTTTCCCCGCCAGTATCGAGAAGAACCAAGTCATCGTCCCGCATGAAAAGTACCAGGAACTCTACGAATTGGAGGAGCTGGATGTTTAA
- a CDS encoding type I-C CRISPR-associated protein Cas8c/Csd1, with protein MFNELFDLGRRLAQEGKLPPPGFYYYTEPIKWVIHFDPDKPDQSTIRQAEITHLPRPYSGRTSGTQAFPLTDEAAYVLGIDHGKGKGKNTAKKHAEFLKLLDKIATVDSPISHIATGIKDLIKSGDLKSSPKWGNIDSKDWVSIQIEGPGGDGKQLFEHSAIREFWIKELAELCLPEKKEGESKIKPIGECGISGRVDNPLVGRIPLPVKLHKPAPIHSLNADAYVSGMEGSGVFKRCHVGQSIEAGDLIARTLNYLGKQPLHHKLLAKAIEAGKLNTDSPQNLFAFYWIEQPEEAKAVVSINPADILSKASLLFGEGENEEDNAEAKKGKSNAKLPVELSQLEALLNTPWTVQHQALRLDENAFCLLMLSPNKGRISVREWFKVGLGRLKGNLKEFLDAQRIESPDGGSQRSFAIQDMLRALEEANISLPEYKQPKELANPNMTRALLRCAYLGEAPPSGLIEPAVICFRHPKVLRRYEQKNDRERFALLQHQLAAIMKLTLTHPKSEVRMNGDDHISLESRSSAFLSGCLLAVLEEAQLASMNWKINTTLIDQFYSTAATTPSSVLGMLISRVTAQHMPKLRKNMRGKYEKLEILLESIQSKINNLGGFPRTLTLKQQAEFSLGFYTQRAAFRRERPTKTTQQPTGQTITEQGTIS; from the coding sequence ATGTTTAACGAACTATTTGATCTCGGCAGACGTTTGGCGCAGGAAGGTAAGCTGCCGCCTCCGGGATTCTACTACTATACGGAACCTATCAAATGGGTTATTCACTTCGACCCAGACAAGCCAGACCAATCAACAATCCGTCAGGCGGAGATTACGCACCTCCCCCGACCGTATAGCGGTAGGACAAGCGGCACGCAGGCATTTCCTCTGACAGATGAAGCAGCCTATGTGCTAGGGATCGACCACGGTAAGGGCAAAGGAAAAAACACTGCAAAGAAACACGCTGAATTTCTGAAACTACTGGACAAAATCGCGACTGTTGATTCACCGATCTCGCATATCGCTACGGGAATAAAAGATCTGATCAAAAGTGGCGACCTCAAGTCTTCACCCAAGTGGGGAAATATCGATAGCAAGGACTGGGTTTCCATTCAGATCGAGGGGCCGGGCGGTGACGGTAAGCAGTTATTCGAGCATTCAGCCATCAGGGAATTCTGGATTAAGGAATTGGCGGAGCTTTGTCTTCCTGAGAAAAAGGAAGGAGAAAGCAAGATCAAGCCAATTGGCGAATGCGGTATTTCAGGAAGAGTAGATAATCCTCTCGTCGGACGCATTCCGTTGCCCGTAAAATTGCACAAACCTGCTCCCATACATTCCCTGAATGCAGATGCCTATGTGTCAGGCATGGAAGGATCGGGAGTGTTTAAGAGGTGCCATGTCGGCCAGAGCATTGAAGCAGGCGATCTGATCGCCCGAACACTTAACTACCTGGGCAAGCAACCGCTTCATCATAAGCTCCTCGCTAAAGCCATCGAAGCCGGAAAATTGAACACCGACTCACCGCAAAACCTTTTCGCGTTCTACTGGATTGAACAGCCGGAGGAGGCCAAAGCCGTAGTTAGCATCAACCCCGCTGACATTCTCTCGAAAGCCTCTCTGCTTTTCGGCGAGGGCGAAAATGAAGAGGACAACGCTGAAGCAAAGAAGGGAAAGTCCAATGCAAAGTTACCCGTCGAGCTATCCCAACTGGAAGCCTTGCTGAATACTCCGTGGACGGTACAACATCAAGCACTGCGGCTCGATGAAAACGCCTTTTGCTTATTGATGCTTTCACCCAACAAGGGGCGCATATCCGTACGCGAATGGTTCAAGGTTGGCCTTGGGCGGCTCAAAGGCAACCTCAAAGAGTTTCTCGATGCCCAGCGTATCGAGTCGCCGGATGGCGGCTCCCAGCGCAGTTTTGCCATTCAAGACATGCTCCGCGCCTTGGAGGAAGCCAACATCTCGTTACCCGAATACAAGCAACCGAAAGAACTCGCCAACCCAAACATGACACGGGCGTTGTTGCGTTGCGCCTATTTGGGCGAGGCACCGCCCTCTGGACTGATAGAGCCAGCGGTAATCTGTTTCCGACACCCCAAAGTGCTACGGCGATATGAGCAGAAAAATGACCGGGAGCGCTTCGCGCTATTACAACACCAATTAGCCGCCATCATGAAACTGACCCTCACCCATCCTAAATCGGAGGTACGTATGAACGGTGATGATCACATTTCCCTTGAGTCGAGAAGCTCCGCATTTCTTTCAGGATGCCTGTTAGCGGTGCTAGAGGAGGCGCAACTGGCATCCATGAATTGGAAGATCAATACGACCCTCATCGATCAGTTCTACAGCACTGCGGCGACTACCCCCTCTTCTGTGTTGGGTATGCTGATTTCGCGGGTAACCGCCCAGCACATGCCTAAGCTGCGCAAGAATATGCGTGGAAAATACGAAAAACTCGAAATCCTTCTGGAATCGATTCAATCTAAGATCAATAACCTAGGTGGATTTCCCAGAACCTTAACTTTGAAACAGCAAGCTGAGTTTTCTTTAGGTTTTTACACGCAACGCGCGGCTTTCCGCCGCGAGCGCCCAACCAAAACGACTCAGCAACCAACCGGACAAACCATCACCGAACAAGGAACCATATCATGA
- a CDS encoding type I CRISPR-associated protein Cas7: MIHLDPTKRHDFVILFDVENANPNGDPDAGNLPRVDPETMRGFTTDVSIKRKVRDYLQLTCGIPMFIQSETALNRLIFEAAEEAGAALPSVTLGSSKADKLLMEFFRQKEEIENLEIDEDKVRYVGESFKKKEIRDALKSDTIKLTDEEVKSVSDALIESDDPDFKDKAPEKKDIESALRELADKLFESVGNKKGKLDKDDRDNTRIRMIEKYFDIRMFGAVLSTGLNAGQVRGPAQLTFTKSLDPIYRVDCGITRKAVTKEADRKRKENEMGRKPIVSYGLYQGFGFYNPYLAQKTPKPELTLDNLFVSKGDLENLWEALWKGFDNDHSASRHLRPRGVYVFTHSNARGNAPSHRLFEMLKIKLKEELQQQERSPSQFCDYDMTLPAASLQVGSASIQIKCAENISDTSALPENTVVFTKIYHED; this comes from the coding sequence ATGATTCATCTCGACCCAACCAAGCGCCACGATTTTGTAATTCTGTTCGACGTGGAAAACGCCAATCCCAACGGCGACCCGGATGCAGGCAACCTACCACGTGTTGATCCCGAAACTATGCGTGGATTCACAACAGATGTATCGATCAAACGCAAGGTGCGGGACTACCTGCAACTCACCTGCGGAATCCCGATGTTTATTCAGAGTGAAACCGCGCTGAATCGACTCATATTTGAAGCAGCCGAGGAAGCAGGAGCAGCGCTACCGTCGGTAACGTTGGGCTCTAGCAAGGCAGACAAACTTTTGATGGAGTTTTTTCGACAGAAAGAAGAAATTGAAAACCTTGAGATCGACGAAGACAAAGTACGGTACGTTGGCGAGTCCTTCAAGAAAAAAGAAATACGGGATGCGCTAAAGTCGGATACCATCAAGTTGACCGACGAAGAAGTCAAATCGGTTTCCGATGCACTGATAGAGTCTGACGATCCTGACTTCAAGGATAAAGCACCTGAGAAGAAAGACATCGAATCAGCATTGAGAGAACTGGCAGATAAGCTCTTTGAGTCGGTAGGAAATAAGAAGGGGAAGCTTGATAAGGATGACAGAGACAACACCAGAATTAGAATGATCGAGAAGTATTTTGACATTCGCATGTTTGGGGCGGTGTTATCGACCGGCTTGAATGCAGGTCAAGTACGCGGGCCAGCGCAACTAACGTTCACGAAATCGCTTGACCCAATATACCGCGTGGATTGCGGCATCACACGGAAAGCGGTCACCAAAGAAGCGGACAGAAAAAGAAAAGAGAACGAGATGGGGCGCAAGCCAATCGTTAGTTATGGCTTGTATCAGGGCTTCGGGTTCTACAATCCCTATCTTGCGCAGAAAACTCCAAAGCCCGAGCTAACCCTTGACAACCTCTTCGTGAGCAAAGGTGATTTGGAAAATCTTTGGGAAGCATTATGGAAGGGGTTCGACAACGATCATTCCGCTAGTAGGCACCTCCGACCGCGTGGGGTTTATGTCTTTACTCACAGTAATGCACGAGGTAACGCGCCTTCACACCGCTTGTTCGAGATGCTTAAAATTAAACTGAAAGAGGAGCTGCAGCAGCAAGAGCGGTCCCCAAGTCAATTCTGTGACTACGACATGACACTTCCGGCGGCGAGCCTCCAAGTTGGCTCGGCATCAATACAGATCAAGTGCGCAGAGAACATCTCAGATACCTCGGCACTCCCCGAAAACACCGTGGTCTTTACCAAGATTTACCACGAGGACTGA
- the cas4 gene encoding CRISPR-associated protein Cas4 has translation MDEDLIMLSALEHYSYCPRQCALIHMEQSFDENLFTLRGRALHEQVDEPEGVVEKGVRVERALPLWSNRLGLTGKADVVEFHGETPYPVEYKHGPRREKEHDDLQLCAQAMCLEEMTGQAVPKGAIFHHSSRRRREVEFTPVLRQKVEQSVTEIRVMLASRTLPPAVNDARCKNCSLQDSCLPSVTNEKKRLQRFASELFTVSTPVQEER, from the coding sequence ATGGATGAAGACCTCATCATGCTCTCTGCCCTGGAGCACTACAGCTACTGTCCGCGCCAGTGTGCGCTGATTCATATGGAGCAATCCTTTGACGAGAATCTTTTTACGCTGCGCGGGCGCGCACTGCATGAACAGGTGGATGAGCCAGAGGGGGTAGTCGAGAAAGGCGTGCGTGTCGAACGCGCCTTGCCTCTGTGGTCTAACCGGCTCGGCTTGACTGGCAAGGCCGATGTCGTCGAGTTCCATGGCGAGACTCCCTACCCTGTGGAGTACAAGCATGGCCCACGTCGCGAGAAGGAGCATGACGATCTGCAACTCTGCGCGCAAGCGATGTGCTTGGAGGAAATGACTGGCCAGGCCGTTCCGAAAGGTGCGATCTTCCACCATAGTTCGCGCCGCCGCCGCGAAGTAGAATTTACTCCTGTCCTCCGTCAGAAAGTCGAGCAGTCTGTGACGGAAATTCGTGTGATGCTGGCGAGCCGCACGCTGCCGCCTGCCGTGAATGATGCCCGTTGTAAGAATTGCTCCCTGCAGGACTCCTGTTTGCCATCGGTCACGAACGAGAAAAAACGGCTGCAACGTTTTGCCAGTGAATTGTTTACAGTGAGTACCCCAGTGCAAGAAGAAAGATGA
- the cas1c gene encoding type I-C CRISPR-associated endonuclease Cas1 produces MHQLLNTLYVTTPEAYVRLDHDTLRVEVEGETKLQVPLHHLGALVCFGNVLLSPAVLHRCADDGRSVVLLDRNGRFKARIEGPVSGNVLLRKAQHAAVADSNRTLTIARNIVAGKVQNVRQIVLRAARETDDPQDSAQLTDTAQALANTLKLVETAADLDQLRGFEGEAARRHFATFSYMVREERTVFQLNGRSRRPPRDPINALLSFLYVLLLGDCVAAAEGVGLDPQIGFLHALRPGRPALGLDLMEELRSVIAERLALTLINRRQVTPKHFVERPGGAVSLNDDGRKEVIIAYQKRKQEEITHPVLEQKMPVGLIPHVQARLLARVLRGDLESYLPFLAR; encoded by the coding sequence ATGCATCAACTACTCAACACGCTCTACGTGACGACGCCCGAGGCTTACGTCCGCCTTGACCACGACACCTTGCGCGTCGAGGTCGAAGGTGAGACCAAGCTCCAGGTACCGCTGCACCACCTGGGCGCTCTCGTCTGCTTTGGTAATGTTTTGCTCAGTCCCGCTGTCCTCCATCGCTGTGCAGACGATGGGCGATCCGTGGTGCTGCTCGACCGCAACGGGCGATTCAAGGCACGGATCGAAGGCCCGGTCTCCGGCAATGTTCTGTTGCGGAAAGCCCAGCATGCGGCGGTAGCCGACTCTAACCGCACGCTCACCATTGCGCGGAACATTGTCGCCGGAAAGGTGCAGAATGTCCGACAGATCGTCCTCCGGGCAGCACGAGAAACGGACGACCCACAGGATAGTGCTCAGCTCACGGACACCGCGCAGGCATTAGCGAATACCCTCAAACTGGTAGAAACAGCCGCAGACCTCGACCAATTGCGGGGCTTCGAGGGAGAGGCCGCGCGCCGCCATTTTGCAACCTTTAGCTATATGGTACGGGAAGAACGCACGGTTTTTCAACTGAACGGACGCAGTCGCCGACCGCCACGCGATCCGATCAACGCGCTGTTATCGTTTTTGTATGTGCTTCTGCTTGGCGATTGCGTAGCCGCTGCTGAAGGTGTGGGGCTCGATCCGCAGATAGGCTTTCTGCACGCACTTCGTCCGGGCCGACCCGCCCTGGGGTTAGATCTCATGGAAGAGTTGCGTTCCGTCATCGCCGAGCGTTTGGCCTTGACCCTGATCAACCGTCGCCAAGTGACGCCGAAGCATTTTGTCGAACGCCCTGGAGGGGCCGTCTCCTTGAACGATGATGGACGGAAGGAGGTGATTATCGCCTACCAGAAGCGCAAGCAAGAGGAAATCACGCATCCTGTGCTGGAACAGAAGATGCCGGTCGGACTCATCCCACACGTCCAGGCGCGGTTACTCGCGCGCGTGCTGCGTGGAGACTTGGAGAGTTACCTGCCATTTTTGGCGCGTTGA
- the cas2 gene encoding CRISPR-associated endonuclease Cas2 produces the protein MQVLVTYDVATEKDDGKKRLRKVAQVCKNFGQRVQKSVFECLVDQGQYEQLLRALVKCIDEKEDTLRVYRLREPKEQFCRHFGVKPSMNFQDPLVI, from the coding sequence ATGCAAGTGTTAGTGACCTACGATGTCGCGACCGAGAAGGACGACGGAAAAAAGCGACTGCGGAAAGTCGCGCAAGTCTGTAAAAACTTCGGCCAACGTGTACAGAAGTCAGTCTTCGAGTGCCTTGTCGATCAGGGGCAGTACGAGCAATTGTTGCGCGCCCTCGTGAAATGCATCGATGAAAAGGAGGATACCTTACGTGTCTACCGGTTAAGAGAGCCCAAAGAACAGTTTTGTCGTCACTTTGGCGTCAAGCCATCAATGAACTTTCAGGACCCGCTCGTCATCTGA
- a CDS encoding AbrB/MazE/SpoVT family DNA-binding domain-containing protein codes for MKASLIRIGNARGICIPKPLLEQCRLQDEVEMEVRDGHLEVRPVTKPRSGWDDTFRRMHEQGDDVLLDEGLLPASQWDKAEWEW; via the coding sequence ATGAAAGCCAGCCTCATCCGTATCGGAAATGCTCGTGGCATTTGCATTCCGAAGCCGCTGCTAGAGCAGTGTCGTCTTCAAGATGAAGTAGAGATGGAAGTCCGAGACGGTCACTTGGAGGTTCGTCCCGTGACCAAACCCCGGAGTGGCTGGGACGACACGTTCCGCCGCATGCACGAGCAGGGTGATGATGTATTGCTTGACGAAGGACTTCTTCCTGCCTCTCAGTGGGATAAGGCAGAGTGGGAATGGTAG
- a CDS encoding extradiol ring-cleavage dioxygenase has translation MGAILGIGLTHYPPLVHTDQNMAGPLKFIMRSPGLPEQYRHPENWPTPMRAEWGTDEGASTAGRHRADLVAWFRKARQVLDDFAPDFIVIWGDDQYENFKEDVIPAFCVMAYDSIPARPPWTESFGRMLGPNVWGEPDDKIFALQGHRAGAKHLASGLLAEGFDIAYAYKPLHHPLGHAFLNAVLFLDYDRKGFQYPLVPCQINSYGRRVVVQRAGLPDLSNPPTEDTFDLPSPTPRRCFDLGAAARVLARSPWRVALIASSGWSHAFLTEKNHWLYPDIEADRRLYAALRAGDYGTWRNYPLAAIEDSGQQEVLNWCCLVGAMAELGRKPAENTLIETWVMNSNKCFAFFNPE, from the coding sequence ATGGGAGCAATCTTGGGGATCGGCCTCACACATTATCCACCTTTAGTCCATACCGACCAGAACATGGCCGGACCGTTGAAATTTATTATGCGTAGTCCTGGTCTCCCGGAGCAGTATCGACACCCGGAGAATTGGCCGACGCCGATGCGGGCGGAGTGGGGGACAGATGAGGGCGCCAGCACGGCGGGTCGTCATCGCGCGGACCTGGTGGCGTGGTTCCGAAAAGCGCGTCAAGTGCTAGACGACTTTGCCCCCGATTTCATCGTTATCTGGGGGGACGACCAGTATGAGAATTTCAAAGAGGATGTCATCCCAGCCTTTTGTGTCATGGCCTATGACAGCATTCCCGCACGGCCACCGTGGACGGAATCCTTTGGCCGTATGCTCGGACCCAACGTCTGGGGGGAACCGGATGACAAGATCTTCGCGCTCCAGGGACATCGCGCTGGCGCCAAGCACCTTGCCAGCGGGCTGTTGGCAGAAGGATTCGACATCGCCTACGCCTACAAGCCGTTGCATCATCCGCTGGGACATGCCTTTCTGAATGCGGTGTTGTTTTTGGACTATGACCGCAAGGGATTTCAGTATCCCCTGGTGCCCTGCCAGATTAACTCCTACGGCCGACGCGTGGTCGTGCAGCGCGCCGGGCTCCCGGATCTGAGCAACCCGCCGACGGAAGACACCTTCGATCTGCCGTCGCCAACCCCACGGCGGTGCTTTGACCTGGGAGCGGCGGCTCGCGTGCTCGCGCGCAGTCCTTGGCGTGTGGCGTTGATTGCTTCTTCGGGTTGGTCCCACGCCTTTCTGACGGAGAAAAATCACTGGCTCTATCCAGACATCGAAGCCGATCGCAGGCTGTACGCGGCGCTACGAGCTGGTGACTATGGAACGTGGAGAAATTATCCGTTGGCTGCGATCGAAGACAGTGGTCAGCAAGAAGTGTTGAACTGGTGCTGCTTGGTTGGCGCCATGGCGGAGCTGGGACGGAAACCGGCTGAGAACACCTTGATCGAGACCTGGGTGATGAACTCGAACAAGTGTTTTGCTTTTTTCAATCCGGAATAA
- a CDS encoding 4Fe-4S binding protein: MKVRIDYTICNSCGLCREVCPEWAITQKYLEPRHLYEVHAEQCTGCGECLEYCPAPGALVQYEK, encoded by the coding sequence ATGAAAGTACGAATCGATTACACCATTTGCAACTCGTGCGGTCTGTGCCGCGAGGTGTGCCCGGAGTGGGCAATCACGCAAAAATATCTGGAGCCCCGGCATCTCTACGAGGTGCATGCCGAACAATGCACGGGCTGCGGGGAGTGTCTGGAATACTGCCCAGCGCCAGGAGCGCTCGTGCAGTATGAAAAATAA
- a CDS encoding carboxymuconolactone decarboxylase family protein, producing the protein MRLSQPRIPPLTETEWTEEQRKVLEPFYKEGQTYNVVGTLARHWEAFQKFLVWGRHVVGDTSTLPPRERELLILRTGWLCRSEYEWGQHVIMGKKAGLTDAEIARIKEGPGAAGWAPFDATLLHAADELHADAVIGDKTWAALSERYQTQQLMDVVFTVGQYHLVSMSLNTFGVQLDKGVKGF; encoded by the coding sequence ATAAGACTATCGCAACCACGCATCCCACCGCTGACCGAGACAGAGTGGACTGAGGAACAGCGCAAAGTCCTCGAACCCTTCTATAAGGAAGGGCAGACTTACAATGTGGTAGGTACGTTGGCCCGGCACTGGGAAGCCTTTCAGAAATTTTTGGTCTGGGGCCGTCACGTCGTGGGCGATACATCCACCTTGCCGCCGCGGGAGCGGGAGCTGCTGATTTTACGGACCGGCTGGCTCTGCCGTTCAGAATATGAGTGGGGACAGCATGTAATAATGGGCAAGAAGGCGGGCCTCACAGATGCCGAAATAGCGCGGATTAAAGAAGGACCAGGGGCGGCGGGTTGGGCGCCGTTCGACGCTACTCTGTTACACGCGGCTGACGAGTTGCACGCCGACGCTGTTATCGGCGATAAGACGTGGGCAGCCTTGAGTGAGCGGTATCAGACCCAGCAACTCATGGACGTAGTGTTCACAGTGGGTCAGTACCACCTGGTGTCGATGTCACTGAATACCTTTGGCGTACAGCTAGACAAAGGAGTCAAGGGCTTCTGA
- a CDS encoding VOC family protein has protein sequence MMKLKAIRHTGVKITDVGKAKEFYGQILGMTELPRPELPVPGAWYECNGVQVHLIGQSEAMRNVAGVGPHIAVQVEDLEQAKQELTARGIAFQELTPPPSMRANPVLFVRDPDGNVVELRTDE, from the coding sequence ATGATGAAGTTAAAGGCTATTCGACACACTGGAGTCAAAATTACCGATGTCGGCAAGGCCAAAGAGTTTTATGGGCAGATTCTGGGGATGACGGAGTTACCCCGTCCGGAGCTGCCAGTGCCGGGGGCCTGGTATGAGTGCAATGGGGTGCAAGTCCACCTGATCGGTCAGAGCGAAGCAATGCGCAACGTTGCGGGCGTAGGTCCGCATATCGCCGTCCAGGTGGAGGATTTGGAGCAGGCTAAGCAAGAATTGACGGCGCGGGGCATCGCGTTCCAAGAGCTCACGCCGCCGCCCAGCATGCGCGCTAATCCGGTGCTGTTCGTCAGGGATCCGGACGGTAACGTCGTGGAACTGCGCACTGACGAGTAA
- a CDS encoding DUF1329 domain-containing protein: MRSWILGAGVAVVVGVCSASWAADTPGRQGKTWKTVAELSEEEKSAIDLRTDAPRDAQIPYLPAERFPFTSPYTAEEMGLRSAEYPHTPFWNSTLIDIAATVTNTGFMDQRVTIIPVFYLPPSFADQLYSAKPGQEIYRWLSQSVSPPERYGNQTLYVGYRNDRSFTTKLDLFAYSPALRRVRRQPQPRREDRLPNSASTFDDLIGRDAWEFSWRILGTDVLHDTVRFPVTRQTAVLIDDKGGYIDVPASEIKLMGKDYPAYTADGGVKCYVVEAIPRADWLNNYYVSKIVYWLDRKTFFPLRIEEFDKDGNLVFINARTAVHANPALGDHGYAVLFDLWWDIPIDLLSTSIHGLLSRTWSEEDQKIFFSPGFMRREWFLEPPKSTMVLGSPEEFYLRPSLDRDKFPAERKLFLSPELEQRIEAQEREKKLVF; the protein is encoded by the coding sequence ATGAGAAGCTGGATTCTTGGCGCAGGCGTCGCCGTCGTGGTCGGCGTCTGCTCGGCGAGTTGGGCGGCAGACACCCCTGGGCGGCAAGGGAAAACCTGGAAAACAGTTGCCGAACTGTCAGAAGAAGAGAAAAGCGCAATCGATTTGCGGACGGATGCCCCACGGGATGCCCAGATTCCCTATCTTCCGGCGGAACGGTTTCCCTTCACCTCTCCGTATACTGCCGAAGAAATGGGGCTGCGCTCTGCGGAGTATCCTCATACGCCTTTCTGGAACTCCACCTTGATCGACATTGCCGCGACTGTGACCAATACCGGTTTCATGGACCAGCGTGTGACGATCATTCCCGTCTTCTATCTTCCGCCCAGCTTCGCCGACCAACTGTATAGCGCGAAACCCGGTCAAGAAATTTACCGCTGGCTCTCGCAGTCCGTCTCGCCGCCGGAGCGCTACGGCAACCAGACCCTGTACGTGGGCTATCGCAATGATCGCTCCTTTACTACCAAACTCGATCTGTTCGCGTACTCGCCGGCGCTGCGGCGGGTGCGACGCCAACCTCAACCCCGGCGCGAAGATCGCCTCCCGAACAGCGCCTCCACCTTCGACGACCTGATTGGCCGCGACGCCTGGGAATTTTCCTGGCGGATTCTCGGCACGGATGTGTTGCACGATACCGTCCGCTTTCCCGTCACTCGGCAGACCGCTGTGCTCATCGACGACAAAGGCGGGTACATCGACGTGCCGGCGAGCGAGATCAAACTGATGGGTAAAGATTACCCGGCCTACACTGCCGACGGCGGGGTCAAATGCTACGTCGTGGAAGCGATCCCACGCGCGGACTGGCTCAACAACTACTATGTCAGCAAGATCGTGTACTGGCTGGATCGGAAAACATTCTTTCCCTTGCGGATCGAGGAATTCGACAAAGATGGCAACCTCGTCTTCATCAACGCGCGCACGGCAGTGCACGCCAACCCCGCGCTCGGCGACCACGGGTACGCCGTACTCTTCGACCTGTGGTGGGACATCCCCATCGATTTACTTTCGACCTCCATCCACGGTCTACTGTCGCGCACCTGGTCGGAAGAAGACCAGAAGATTTTCTTCAGCCCGGGATTCATGCGACGGGAATGGTTCCTCGAACCGCCCAAGAGCACGATGGTGCTCGGATCTCCCGAGGAATTCTATCTCCGCCCATCGCTCGATCGCGACAAGTTTCCCGCCGAGCGGAAGCTCTTCTTATCGCCCGAGCTAGAGCAACGCATCGAAGCTCAAGAGCGGGAAAAGAAGCTGGTGTTCTAA